DNA from Thunnus maccoyii chromosome 5, fThuMac1.1, whole genome shotgun sequence:
ttcaaatgttaacatgttcttttatttgtattgctATTATGTCCCCCTCACTTCTCCTGTTAGCCCTCTAATCATTGGAGATGGAAATGAGCAAATATTTCTTATCAGACCCAGGTATATGAGAAGAGCTGCTACGTAGAGCTTTGTAGCTTTTATAGAGAGTTAGACATTAGTGTTATTGGTTTGTTTAGTTAGGAGAGGGTGCTTTTTGTCACTTCCTGTAAGGAAATCCTGTGGAATAGTTGACTCTGTTTCCTTCCTTACACTCGCCAGCATCTGTGAGTCACCCCACCTCCActgaccccccccctcccccgctccctctctctctctctctcccccccccccccccccctgcagGTTGGACACCGATGGCATCGACCTGTTGATGTCATTCCTAAAAGTGAGTGAATATATCTGCCACGCATTAACGGGATGTTAAAAGCGATGTGACACATTTTGCAGCTATGTTAGGACTGCATTTTTGGAGAGAACTGCATCAGGTCTCGCCAACACGTTCACATGCAATCATTCATCGCTGaccccatttttttttttttttttttttttttttgtttgagtcatactttaatgagtgtgtgtttcttttgtctgCCCTAAATTTCAGTATGAATCAAAAAAGAGGATCTCTGCTGATGAAGCAATGAGACAGCCGTACTTCAGGAGCCTGGGGCCACGTGTGCACACACTGCCAGAGAGTGAGTAATGAAATGGCAACGCAGTAATGCAGACTTGGCAGTCTTTGCTGGGTACAACTTGAAGGATATTGCAGCGTACAGCGAGGATCAGTTACAGCCTCGTAACAAAGACACTATTCTCCTGGCAAGATGATTTCTGTTGCACTGACTGACTCTGTGTCTTTGGCAGACATATCCATATTCACACTGAAGGAGGTCCAGCTGCAGAGAGATCCCGGCTACCGGAACTCATCGTACCCCGAGTCAGGTGAGCAGTAACGCAGGAATCAATACTTTCATTTCTCGTTATCACTGTAAACTTCATGCAACCAGCTTCATGtctacattttcttcttctttccctccttcagGCAACGGAAAGAGCAGAAGGCAAAGCATGCTGTTTTAGATTCTCtggactgtattttttttttattattatttgggaAGGATCTCCTAGCTGTACAGTCTCGCCGATGGATCAGTAACCTGAGATGGATGTTGGCGTGGagcaccatcatcatcatcatcatcatgactCCCACCACTCCCACTCCCCCAACCACTTGGGGTACTTGTCCACAGTGCGAACCCCCTCCCAGGTTTAGCCTGAACCTGGCCCAAAAGAgacatttatatactgtacatctatATTTATTGAGAAGAGAATTTGCTGCTAAATCCAACTACTGTCTAGAATTCTAACTGGCTCAGTCACTTTAATGAGTACATGCAATGTGtatagatttttaaatttttttttttttttttgaagtggtgatatttttagtgattattttttgtcattatttccattttcataCATAAAAACTCCACCTCAAAGCTCTTcagtgtgtgtaggtgtgtaaggcgcacagacaaacagagagaaatgtttctGTAGCAGctcaaaaagattttttttttttttttttgattttctgtctctgttgccACGATGCTGTTTCTCAGCAGGCACCCATCATTTGTGACCATTAACTCTGAAGGTTTTTGAGGCCAACTTTGATGTAACTGATAATTTTACCCTAAGTGGAGGCTAATATGAGAGCAGTGCTGCCAAGCTTGGTGAAAACAGATCACATCCTTGTCAGACGCTGGCATATCATTCCAGGATGCTGTGGTCTCTGTTGTGACCAATGAACAAATGCAGGGGGAAAAGAAGGCAAAGTAGAATTAACATGGGCAATATAGAGATGGTTACGCCTCCTAAATTCTTCAGAAAACCTAAATATTTAACTGCAGTGACCGGCCTCCTCGTCCTTGTTCTTTTTCCACCTCAAGTCTCCTCCGATCTGTTACAAAGAAAAGGTGCAAAGTGAAGTTGGTGTTCTCCTTGCTGCCATTCCCATCTCCatcaactgtttaaaaaaaaaacaaacaaaaaaaaaatcctttttttctgGATTGCCTCCATTATTGTGTTGCATGCCTGCTCTGTTGTATGAGGAAGCACACAGCCACTGAACTCCTAATTCAGGGAGAACTAGCTATAGTCCTGCCCCTAGTGAATACGATACTGAGTCACAGTCTATTTAACAGTGTTACAAGATATGTTTTGTATGAtattctttaactttatttgtgGATAATTGTTATTGGTGTGGGATTCCGTTGCAGATGCCCTCccatgagtttttttttttttttttccagagtaaaaattaaatttaaagtttaaacagaaattatatgaactggttttgattttttttttttctcctgatgtACATgcttcacattttatttcagctcCTGTAAAACTTGGAAGGCGCTGCGTTCAAGCATTCAATGCTTTGTTTATTGAAAATGACAAGACATTCTTCACAATACAAAATTATAcagaatacatactgtataccaagtccagtataaaaaaaaagaacattacaAGTGTTACAAAGGTTTTTCATTGATTTGATAATCTCGTCTTCATTAaaagatttggaaaaaaaaagaaaaaataggaCAATAAGGCACAGCCGGTACTATCTGAGAAGCATAGTgcatacaatacatacaataccCCACAAGTGAAACAACCAGCTTCACATTGTGATGATCATTTAAGGAGgaaaaaagttgtttgttttttttctgttttttttttttacaagattaAAACCAAGCTCTGCGCAGAAGGAGCAGCTAGCTAGTCTTTAACAGCTAGCTACACGTCGCTACTGTCCATCGTGGACAGGGTCATGTGGAAATGTGCTGTACTTTATCACAAAGGTCCACACGTCTCACAGACATCGTGGCATATGGCTTTTACCAAGTGCTTTCAACCACTGGAATCTGAAGCAACTCAAGTGCAAAAAAGTGAGGTCACATACTGTCTCGACGGACTTTTCtgaagcaatttttttttttttttatgacaagACGGACGAGAGATTGCTGCTGATGATGTTGACGACGGTGACAAACTTTCAAACAAGAGATGGGTGAAGATGGGAGGGTTTTCACTAGACCCTGGATCAGGATTTGTGGGTGGTGGGGGAcaggagcagggaggagggtGTTCCTTCCAGGTTTGGCAGGGGGACAGGCATGTGTCCGTTGATTAGGCTGGGGAACtgtggaggaagagaaaggggCTGAGAGTTAGCGAGGAGGGGACGGAGGCTCTATGAAAGCTGCTTTCCGGTGAGGAACTACAGCATTGTCACTGCTCtggtttcctgtttttttattcattgtgCCTCTTCCTTTTCGTCTCTGTCCCCTGTACCTCCGCAACAGAAGGAGAAGTCAACACTGTTTGTGCACAAAGAATCCGgtatggtttgtgtgtgtgtgtatgtgtgtatgtatatgccTGTGGAGGGGGTgtggtgtaaatgtgtgtgtgtgtgtgtttcacaaaTGAGGAGCAGCTCTCAAACCAGTCCACCCTGTTCAGACTGGCTCCCCTGGGCTCAAACAGGAAGTATTCACAGgatttcctctccctctcacaaGCGCTGAAACAGGACACCTCTGCTGGACCTGCTTACTAAGTCTCGACTAGTTTCACAACCACTGCTGTCTGCTATTTTGCgaatcacaaaaacatattgttttcatgtttgatgTGTTATTTCTGTCAAGTATGTgcttgaaaaacaacaaatcaagtTGATAAAGATACATTCTGACACTTTAAGAACATAATAGAGGGACAATGGAGATTACatgcatattttttatatttaatataacttATAACAGGCATTAAAACTGGAGTCAATCCTTTTTATGTGCTGTTGTGATTGTTAAATCTCTTCAAATATGTTGATTCATCTGATTTTTTTAGCAACCGTTAAGTAGAGCAGCGATTTTGCAGCAGCACTCATTTCACCTGCACAGCCTCACaacttcctcctctgctctcaaaCGCCACCAGTATTCCTCTGAGCACACCTTCTATTATCATCAGCTATTTTAatccctctttcttcctctttgcatctacacctgtgtgtgtatgcgtgtgtgtgtgtgtgttttcttaccTGGAACAAGGAGCTGTGGCCCTGCAGCCGGGCGGGGCTGAGCGGAGCGACGGGGCTTAGGCTGCTCCAGAAGTGGATGCCTGACAACAGCGGACTGTGAGCCAGCAGCAAACCAGAAGGAGTCTGCGAGGGGGAAACCGGGGGAGAGAAATGGAGTGAAGGAGGAGGCGTTGTGTAAATACGAGAAACCAGCGAGGACAACAAGAGAAATGCAGAGACCCGCTGGCTGCGGAGTGTTGCTGTAAGGGATTCGGTAATGCGAAACATGCTGAAATGGTAAATGGACGTGTATTGGCgtttggaaaaacaaactgaacgGAGCAGGAAGGAAGTCTGTGGTTTCTCCCCGAGAATACAGGGGTGACgtggggaggagagagagggagggaggtggatGGTGGGGGTTGTTGttgattgggggggggggatgagggGGGGGAAGGTCCTTAAGCACTTGGAACGCCAACTCGAGAGAAAACATATGAAATcaatttctccctctctctcctggtcttctctctcaccctccccCTACTTTCCCCTGTGTCACCTCAGAGAAGTGAGCCAGTGTTGCGGAGGGACCCAGCCCTGCTCCCATTATTAATGGAATTATTGGAGCATATGGCATCACTTAGGGCCTCTTCCCCCTCTCTCATAGGTTGAACTTGCAGAAGATTTCTGTTaatctcttgttttcctctgatctcacttttttttttttctttttttttttttttgcaccctTATAAACAGACAGTGTGAGTGCAGAATTAATGCCTTTCTCAATGTGTTGGACAAACTTCTGATGTGGCAGAGTAATTTCTCTTTGTAAAAATTCCTGTGTAAACACATTAACTGAAATAGATTATTAAATACCAGCTGAGGCTTGAGGCACAGCCTTTGGGGTTATGGCAAAGatcaaaacaaaccaaaatgtcaCAGCGGGGTGGATTTGGCTCTAAATTTGTGGCAGAAAGTACTCTAGAAATTATACTGCTAGAGTCATTCAGGGCATTTAAGACTACACAAAAAATGGTTGTAAAAAAGCGAGGCATTATAACTCCTTGTGTTTACCAAATTTACATTTCACCTTAACTTTTATGCCTCAGACTTTATTTAAGTATAGACATATTTCTACAAGGCCTGTTATTTGCAGCACATAAACATTTCTAGGAGTAATTTCTGCCTTTAACCCGCAGAACTGTTTatcaaacacagacaatgaCTCACTAAATTAGTttcaaaaacaagcaaatttaGGCTATTTAAAATGCCTTAATGACTTTCAAGTGCCTGAGCAAATTTTTAACCTAAAATCATACATGTTTACCTTTTTTTCATACCTTTTCCACTCTCTATTTCTTGAGGGAATTTCAGCTCCAGTAACTacttaaataaatatagtggtAGTCTTTCCACCAACACATGCCAGGCTGTGTCAGATGTCTCTTGCTGCTCTCTGAACGCTTCAGGGACACTGACATCATACTCTGGATAGATCCCATCATCTCCCCATGGCCAGCCAGGCCACCGCACGGAGGGGACAGATTTATTCTCTCTCTGAGAATTGATTATTATCGGGCTCAATATGCTTCAGCTGTGTCTGGCACACAGTGACACGGTCTCTACAACTACTTCAATTATCGAGAGCAGAAATAAgagaacatgtaaaaatgtgtcaaaggGTAACAGTCGGGTGTGTGAACATGTCTCGACTGGATCGAGATGAAGCAGATTTTGGAGCAGTCTCAGGTGTGTGCAGGGCCTACCATTGCTAACTGTCGTTTTCAAAAGATGTAGCTGATTGGGCAAAAGGGTGGGAACGCCTCGAATGATTACCACTCCCCAAATGCTCCCCAGAGGCtcataaaaatcacaatttaGAGTCTCTAAACCGCCTGACTCATGTCTGTAAAGAGGGAGCAAATCTAAAGCAAGCAGGATATTCAACCTTTCATGCAGAAAGTGTCAAAACTAAACTGACTGTGCAGCGTCCACTGTGCTGTCCCGAGGGAATTCTAGTTGCGTATTATTCAGGTAAAACATCTAACCTGTGCAGTGAAGAAGGCAGGAGTGAGGGAGCCAGATGGCAGTGCCGGGCTGTTTAGGGCGATGGAGCCGATGTCACTCCCCGCAAGTAGCAGGGACGGGGCGGAGATCTCCAGAGCTTTGGGCTTTTTGCTTTTTGGTGGGAGTCCATCTCCTTGGTTACTACTACTAGAAGTAGAGCTACTTctaccgctgctgctgctgctgctgctgctcctcttttCAGGAGGCTGCAGGGCTCGCTCCCTGTGCCCAGAGGAGAGGTTGAGGGGCTGAGCGCTCTGGTCagagtcctcctcctcctctttggcTGCAGGGCTCCAGCTATGGCCAGGTTGGGTGTGGGGGGAGGACGGGGAGTGGGAATGAGAGGGGAGTTTGGATGGCCTGGGGGAGACGTAGGATTCGGGTTTGACAGATGGAGGGGAGCTCCTCTCGTGGGCGTTGGTGCCAAAGCGGATGACTGAGCGTGGCTCCTCCTGGCGCTCCCGCAGGGCGCGGAGCAGCTCGGGCTGGTTCTGAAGGGAGCTGATGCTGAAGGAGGAATAGAGACCTGAGCGAAGGTAGTCGTTCCGACACTGCTGAGCCCCCAGGGCTGCCAGGGTCCTCCTCTgggcctcctcctccccttcctcttcctcctcctcctctacttcCAGCTCGGGGGCCTCTCCTTCCTGGAGGGGAAACCTTCCAGAAGCCAGGCCCATCTCCACCGCCTGGGGGTCCATCTTCAGGATCTCAGGGAAGGACACAAACTTATAGACAAACTTCTGGCCAATCACCTTCTTGATGATGttctataaaacaaacaaaacaaagtaaattAAGTTATGTACAACAGGCTGATCAATCTAAatataacacatacagtataacagagATGTTGGGCAGCATTTCAGTCTGCCCAGCCGAGGCAAGTTGCCACACTGAAACAGCTTTGAGTGCTACATCATAGCCACAGCTCTACTGtgtgagaaagaggaagtggaAGTGTCTCTGACGGGAGATTGCTGGTTTAAAGAGCAGAACAACAAAGATTTAGTTATGGCGTTTGACTACTTTCACATGCCTTCATGTCCTATCAGTTATAATAGCTGCACTAGCAGGATTACTTAAGACGGAAGCAGCTCTTTGCACATATAACCACAGTCACTTTTCATTTCACCTTGTCGTAGTAGTAGCGCAGGGCTCTGCTTAGCTTGTCGTAGTTCATGTTGGTCTTGTTCTTGCGTAGCCCCCACAGCTTGGCTACTTCCTCTGACTTCAGAAGCTTGAACTCGCCATCCGTGGACGTCCAACATATCAGGTGCTTGTGACTCTGGTCCAGCAGCAACTGAAGCAGGAACTGCCACAGAGTGATGGCGCTGTCCATACCTAGAACGAGACATACAGATGACAAGGTCAGCGAGAGATTTTGTGAAACCAGCGGTACAGTTTGACTAACGGAGTGGAGCGTGAAACATCAAAGCCCTCGCTGGTTATCTTTTAAAATCTTCATGATGGTGTCTGAGGTCTTTCACCTGTGGCCTTTTTCTCTTCGGTGATCGTGACTTTCTATGTTTTATACCTGTGTAAACTAGTAGTCAATAAAACATACCTTCCTTCTTCCTTATTTCTGTCTTGCCAGTGTGCTTTTACTCCATACAGACTAAATTTGGTTACTGGCTGAGAAGGGAACAGCCTGTCTGAGCTGTAACATGTGGTGTAAGGAAGAGTAGACCGGTGATGAATAGAACAGTGTGTGTTAAAAGAGTGTAGTGtaatgtagcagcagcaggagaagagagaaaaaaatataaggAGGAACAACAGCTCAAGCCAGAAATATGCTGCGGTTCAACCTGGCCCTCTCTCCACAGGAAGTATGACGGGCCCAGGGTGGGTTATTCCTTTAATAGAGGAATGTGCAGCCTCGAAGCTCCTGTCTGCCAGCTCAAAGCTCACACGTTAAcggggggggtggagggggggggggactgttTCTGTCACCACAGACAAGCAACATCAGagtagtgctgaaacaattaggcAATACCACAAATTAGTCAACTGCCTGATGGCAAATACTATGATAAGTGATGTATCATTTATTAAGCgggcaaaaaaaacccccactgGTTTCATCATCTGAAACGAGGaaatgaggatttgctgtttctCATCAGTGTGATTTCAACATCTTTTGATTGGAAAATgacaatttgaagatgtcatcttagGCTCTGAGGAGCTCTGATtgccatttttcactgttttctgacatgttagagactaaacaattaattgaaaaacaatttacatgacgatgaaaataatcagtagttgCAATCCTACACTAGTGAGACACATATTGATAAGGCTTGTACTTCAATATTTTAATGGTACCGACTGTAATATGTCAGCGCATGATGTACCAAAACTGACAGTTCTTGtatatttcttctttcatcAGGTactattttactgttttaaatgattttggacttcattttatttagatttcttgtctgtctgcttgtgtgAAAAGTTTGGgttgttttgttaaataaaaaaaggatttatttgacaaaaagcAAGCTAGTGAAGAACGTATTTGAGAAATCGCTGCCAAAACTCAATTACTGACACCAGTATTGAAACTTTTCGAAAAACACAGAGTCCAAACACTGATAGACTGGACTGTATTGGCATCTTGTATTCTTCTCTGTCTTATCTGTGGATGTGCGGAGTAACTGGTGACTGATGCTGAAAAACAATGATAACAGAGCGGCCTATCAACCTCTCCGTGCCTCTGtccagagaggagagacagagagagagagggagagggagagggagggttGGACTCGTTTCCGACACAAGCTATCCCCTGAGTTTTCTATCTGCCATGTGAAACTACAAACCTGTCAAAGTCAGGACTTCCTCCTATTCTACTTCCAAGGACAAATGGTGAGGAGAGGGGATCCCACAGCAGGGGAGCATTTCCCCAGTCCTGCCACACTTCCCACAAAAAAATCCCAGAGGGAGAGGGTCAAAAGATCAAATCATtgtcgcccccccccccctccccaccacccAGCTCCACCCCTTCAACTCAGACTTCAGTTCGgctttaaaacactttgaagCAAATATTGAAGTCTGCCAATACATGATCCCTGAGCTGACAGGTCAACAATTAGGTCAGTCAGACTTATAAACATTCAACTTTTGCAAGACGCTGAAACAGCACGGTGTATCTGTATGTCAGGAACACCTCCTGCATGTATCGGCAGGGGATTTGAAATGTCACAAAGTACAACAAAGTGGTAATAACCTCACTAATGATACACTATATGAGTACTGGATTGACAGGTTTACCACACATAGGTAAAATCCCATACCGAAGACCTACAATGAGgcgacaacacacacacacacagtcctcttTCTAGGAATATCTCAGGAGCATTGTGGTGGTTTGGGTCGGGGGATGAGGAGCCCTGCTGCGGATGCTCGGGCTGAGATGTCTCGCTGCGCGCACAAAGCCATCCAGTGTGTTGGCTGAACGGAAACTCCTAATGAGATTAGatggtgtgtgtgcagacattACTTAGCCATGACTAAATCTGCTCTCTTCCTGTTCGCAGACGGTGGAAAATTCAACAGGGGCCCATAGGAAAAGCATCTCTACACTCGGTTGCTGTTTTTGCATTGCTCTGCTTTTGTTTGCCtctcttttttggggggaggtGAGGgtaagggaaagagagaggggggggggggctacaGTCTTATCCGCAGTTAAAAGTTGCAGCGACTTTTACGCACAGAGGTCTGAGCCACTGACTCATTTTCAAGATGTTGCTCGGACCGGAAGATGGTGTCCGAATCTAAATCTGTACTATTCTTGCATTAAACTTGAAAATACACTCGATCCGAATAGTTTTACACAAGTAGAAAACTTCACAACCAAGACAATTCATATAAACCGTGAATGCCCCCGCTAATACAACTAATCGTGCGCTATTTCACTTTCTACAAGCCAGCAATTAACCAACAAAGCGCAGCTCATAGAAAGATGTCAGTTTCTTTTAGCTTACCTGCGATCTCTTActtggtcttttttttccctccgcGAAACTTTACGTTGAGGCTTGTGTGATTCCTTGTTTTTCCATGCTTACTTCTGGTCTACACAGTTGTGCTGGACTGAAATAGGATCCtgggctttttctttttctgagcAGGAAGTTGGAGCAGGCAGACACAGAGCCGGCTGACTTCCTCTCCCCTACGATTCCCCAGGCAGTTTGCCGTCTGTGTAAACACacttttcctcccctcctcttcttctccgCCTGCCCGCTGACGGCCAGCAGTAGGCCTACTCTACTCTGAGTCGGCACACATGTTGATACAGAAACTCCTACAGCCCGTAAACTGACATCATCAGTCCGCAGCAGGCCACTGTGGTGCTTTCAGGTACGCCTCGTTAATTCAAACACCTCCATTCCCGGGCCCAAAAAACGTCATGCGGTTTTAGGTCTCATCTATTTTTAAAGCCCCCCtacagtcaaaaatgtgttttttcttcttgttcctacagttggatgtttgagctttactgtgcagaatgatgtatgtgcagaaggctgttttcacaaccatctgttgaaagtggaaagtttctctgtgctcattaaaaatctgattttaaaggtgcagtgtgtagaatttattgTTATCTAGTGGAACAGATTTGGCAGAAGTATGTTTTAAATAGTGTATAAtaccatgaaaataagaattgttgtgttctTGTTGCCTTGcaatgaaccctttatatctacacagggagtaGGTCCCCTTCTACGATGGCCACCATGatgcaccgccatgtttctacagtagcctagaacggacaaaccaaacactggccttttgtgttttttgcaagtttcgcGGGCACCAttggttctcctacacgcttggaaggggagggtgaggggaggagtattcagttggttgtaatctgcaacctcaccactagatgccactaaaccctacacactggtcctttaagaggggggcctacaagcaggatttgtgacatcactacTAGTTTGGATGCCaattctggtccaatattcaactaacacaagtgtgatgtggaaacttgaagcctccagtgcacaaacactgagaacggaCTTCAAAGTGAAGttggagacatcttgtgtccggCAGTTCAacttgtgaaatgaaaaaataattcattcTAAGGATTTTAATGCagtaatgcttttttttttctggaaaaaccTTGTCAGACACACATTAGACACACATTCCatgcagagtatttttgtatgtcttaTTACATGTGTGGAAGGGATGTTTCATAATTGGGGTATTTTGTGTGACTACAGTGAAGTGAAGTGGATTAAATGCACATCAGGGCACGGGACACTTCATGCATTactttgacactaaaacacCCAACCAATTCTGTACTTCTTGACAAAGAAATGCAGCTTTCGTAATCAGACTTTATTGATCCACAGAGggtagggagggagggaagtACGAGTGACACACTAAGAGGAATGAAAACAGATCAGATAAGGAACTTGGATCAATGTAATCTGCATTACATTTagagttacattttttttgtcatgatatttaaaatattttgtcaataTGAACAAAGACTGATTAGCCCATTTGAGCATAATATCAAACAATGATAGAACACGTCACTTTTATGTCAAATTGTTGCAAGTCTCCTTAATagcttatttattattactgtgtAGGACAGAAGCACTATGATTGCAATTTGGCGTAACATCTTAAACATGTAGCTTTGAGATGgttgcattttttaaaagttttttcgGCATTTTTGCCTATTTTGATCATTGACAAtagaaacagaggaaacataGTAGAAGAGCACCAGAGATGACATTAATTAGTTGACATCTGTGTCTTGTTGTCCAAAGGGGACACCAAGAGATGGTTATAATTAGGTTTGAAGATTTAGACAAACTATTGGTAGCATTGCATCCGACATGTCTACTGTTTTATTCTGAATATCAGCTTTTTCCATCAAACAAAAGATTTACAGTCTAGATTGCAGAACTTATTTGTTCCTCAGTCGGTCAGTATGTTAAATAGGAGTACGGGCTCTCAGTAGGCCAGAGGTAATGTTACATCGAGGATCTAATGTAGTAAACCCACAAAGTGTATTTTAGAACCTGTCTACTTGTGTAGGTAAAGCACTTGGCTGAGTGTGGAAGCAAGTGaagaaagtcattttttaaattttatattttagcaCTTTTTTGGAAGAATGAGATTTAAACAAATCCAGTGAATCATGGGTCGAATGTGATGCTTTGATGATGCACTTAATCTTTGCTCAAAGAACTGGATTAAAATAGACTCATGATATTAAATTGTTGCAACTCTACTATCTAACATTTTGCTGAATTAACAACCCCCCTTTTTTAATATTAGGTTGCATTATTTATATGCACTTGAA
Protein-coding regions in this window:
- the LOC121898129 gene encoding ETS domain-containing protein Elk-3-like, which codes for MDSAITLWQFLLQLLLDQSHKHLICWTSTDGEFKLLKSEEVAKLWGLRKNKTNMNYDKLSRALRYYYDKNIIKKVIGQKFVYKFVSFPEILKMDPQAVEMGLASGRFPLQEGEAPELEVEEEEEEEGEEEAQRRTLAALGAQQCRNDYLRSGLYSSFSISSLQNQPELLRALRERQEEPRSVIRFGTNAHERSSPPSVKPESYVSPRPSKLPSHSHSPSSPHTQPGHSWSPAAKEEEEDSDQSAQPLNLSSGHRERALQPPEKRSSSSSSSSGRSSSTSSSSNQGDGLPPKSKKPKALEISAPSLLLAGSDIGSIALNSPALPSGSLTPAFFTAQTPSGLLLAHSPLLSGIHFWSSLSPVAPLSPARLQGHSSLFQFPSLINGHMPVPLPNLEGTPSSLLLSPTTHKS